The proteins below come from a single Chelmon rostratus isolate fCheRos1 chromosome 10, fCheRos1.pri, whole genome shotgun sequence genomic window:
- the zgc:136971 gene encoding S9 family peptidase, which yields MDPGQITGVYGEVSGLPTPVSAHVSEEQLPEIRIYTVAAEWSQRDLVRGSRLHYSQQWTLITDSNDNKTIRTVLPPGPCAPLSGELLSGLSPIRGLRAVVRETGGHQLLEIWDRHGLRKCINLTALNKHGRVYDDTQFGCLSWSECENKLLYVAERSKKTSPETHDGEFACGKDRSVYCEDWGEALTNKSFPVICVVNLHRGSVSVLQGVPPDVSPGQALWAPRSQSVVFVGWYHEPFRLGLKFCSNRRSALFKVDLNGNCECLSGDNLSVSCPRLSPDGSTLIYLQGRVFGPHNQCLSLQQLDLKSRKTSTLLDVVNRPQTGEFAGVYEALPSCCWSADSQRVVFSSARRNWKDLFMVDRRSNKVTSLSDSLSDLPKLYGSWKLLTVQRDLMVVCCSSPNTPPTLRVGFLPLAGETVTWRTLQQPVMTFDFHWTVLDVTPPAEEDNPHYSGLGFGAVLVKPSRPLLEASIPLVVFIHGGPHSQFPAEWNCTTAGLVKLGFAVLMVNYRGSTGFGQDSILSLIGQIGSQDVKDVQRAVLSALRTDTTLDPKRLAVIGGSHGGFLACHLVGQYPEFYRACAARNPVINAATLLGTSDIVDWRYTSVGFQYSYEQIPTAEAMAALLEKSPITHAAQIKAPVLLMLGGRDRRVSPHQGLELYKALKSRALPVRLLWFPEDGHSLSRVDTQADCFLNTVLWLQQHL from the exons ATGGACCCCGGACAAATCACCGGGGTGTACGGAGAGGTCAGCGGCCTCCCGACGCCTGTTTCCGCTCATGTGAGTGAGGAGCAGCTCCCAGAGATCCGGATCTACACCGTGGCTGCAG AGTGGAGTCAGAGGGACCTGGTCCGAGGCTCCAGACTTCACTACTCACAGCAGTGGACTCTGATCACAGACAGCAACGACAACAAGACAATCAGGACTGTCCTCCCACCAGGACCCTGTGCACCTCTGTCTGGAGA GTTGCTGAGTGGACTCTCTCCCATCCGAGGCCTGAGGGCCGTTGTCAGGGAAACAGGTGGCCACCAGCTCCTCGAG ATATGGGACCGCCACGGCCTCAGGAAATGCATCAACCTGACCGCTCTCAACAAACACGGCAGAGTGTACGACGACA cccAGTTTGGCTGTCTGTCATGGTCGGAGTGTGAGAATAAACTGTTGTATGTAGCTGAGAGGAGCAAGAAGACATCACCAGAAACACATGATGGGGAATTTGCATGTGGGAAG GACAGGAGTGTGTACTGTGAAGACTGGGGCGAGGCTCTGACCAATAAGAGCTTTCCGGTGATTTGTGTGGTGAACCTGCACCGCGGCTCTGTTAGCGTGCTGCAGGGCGTCCCACCTGACGTCTCACCTGGACAG GCTCTGTGGGCTCCTCGCAGTCAGTCGGTGGTTTTCGTCGGTTGGTACCACGAACCCTTCAGACTTGGACTGAAGTTCTGCTCCAACCGCAG ATCAGCGTTATTCAAGGTCGACCTGAATGGAAACTGTG AGTGTCTGTCTGGGGACAACCTGTCGGTGTCCTGTCCCAGGCTGAGCCCAGACGGGTCCACGCTGATCTACCTGCAGGGTCGAGTCTTTGGTCCTCACAACCAGTGCCTCAGTCTGCAGCAG TTGGACCTGAAGAGCAGGAAAACGTCCACACTGTTGGATGTTGTCAacagaccacagactg gtgagtttgcagGTGTGTACGAAGCTCTGCCATCCTGTTGCTGGTctgcagacagtcagagagTCGTGTTCAGCAGCGCCCGCAGGAACTGGAAG GATCTCTTTATGGTCGACAGAAGATCAAACAAAGTTACCTCCCTGTCTGATA gtcTCTCTGATCTTCCCAAACTTTATGGCAGCTGGAAGCTGCTGACAGTCCAGAGGGACCTGATGGTTGTCTGCTGCTCCAGCCCCAACACACCTCCCACTCTG agggtgGGTTTCCTCCCTTTGGCAGGTGAGACTGTAACCTGGCGAACCCTGCAGCAGCCGGTCATGACCTTTGACTTCCACTGGACAGTTCTAGATGTtacacctccagcagaggaggacaacCCGCACTATT CTGGTTTAGGTTTCGGGGCTGTCCTGGTGAAACCGTCTCGTCCCCTCCTTGAAGCCAGCATACCTCTGGTCGTCTTCATCCACG GTGGTCCCCACTCCCAGTTCCCAGCAGAGTGGAACTGCACCACAGCTGGACTGGTGAAACTCGGTTTTGCTGTGCTCATGG TGAACTACCGCGGATCAACAGGGTTCGGCCAGGACAGCATTTTGTCCCTCATCGGTCAGATCGGAAGCCAGGATGTTAAAGATGTGCAG AGGGCCGTGCTGAGTGCGCTACGGACGGACACCACCCTCGACCCCAAGCGCTTAGCCGTGATAGGCGGTTCTCACGGGGGCTTCCTAGCCTGTCACCTGGTTGGTCAGTACCCAGAGTTCTACAGAGCGTGTGCGGCCAGGAACCCCGTCATTAACGCTGCCACTCTGTTGGGCACCAGCGACATAGTGGACTG GCGTTACACCAGTGTGGGCTTTCAGTACTCGTATGAGCAGATACCCACCGCTGAGGCCATGGCTGCATTGTTGGAGAAGTCCCCCATCACACATGCTGCTCAG ATCAAAGCTCcagtgctgctgatgctggGGGGCAGAGACAGGCGGGTGTCTCCTCACCAGGGTCTGGAGCTCTATAAGGCACTGAAGAGCAGAGCTTTACCTGTCAG ATTGTTGTGGTTTCCAGAAGACGGACATTCCCTCTCCAGAGTGGACACACAGGCCGACTGCTTCCTCAACACagtgctgtggctgcagcagcatctctaa
- the ifrd2 gene encoding interferon-related developmental regulator 2 isoform X1 translates to MPRSKKGKRGSSKPGSLRQEVLQLQLSAKASLKGIKNGVKGESGASDDELTSDVLSHYSSASESTSVLEEGTGGEQVDEQTAQEETEDKLKQCIDNLMDKSTKTRLAGLESLRQAFSARLLYDFLTERRLTVSDCLERSLKKGSGEEQSAAATVFALLCIQLGGGDEAEEGFKMLRPILTSILIDSSASIAARQSCARALGMCCYVSAAEDGEDLIKSLTLLESVFMSSYPNREGTLPTPKPGSPGLHCAALQAWSLLVTLCPASRLTVLLNHHLPKLQACLQSSDVNYRIAVGETIALLVELGRDIEEEFEVEDSESLCHSLKSLATDGNKHRAKNDRRKQRSIFREVLHYIENEDFTEEKIRFGVESVYIDSWMRRRIYDAFKEIMESGVRHHLQFNPLLRDIFGLGPPLILDATVKGNKISRFEKHLFNSAAFKARTKQRSKVRDKRADVM, encoded by the exons ATGCCACGGAGTAAGAAGGGGAAACGTGGCTCCAGCAAGCCGG GCTCTCTTCGTCAAGAggttcttcagctgcagctgtcggCTAAAGCCTCGCTGAAAG GTATTAAAAATGGGGTGAAGGGAGAGTCGGGTGCCAGTGATGATGAGCTGACGTCTGATGTCCTCAGCCACTACAGCAGTGCCAGCGAAAGCACCTCAGTGCTGGAAGAGGGCACAG GAGGGGAGCAGGTGGATGAGCAGACTGCccaggaggaaacagaagacaAACTCAAGCAGTGTATAGACAACCTGATGGATAAGAG CACAAAGACGCGTCTAGCAGGTCTCGAGTCATTGCGACAGGCCTTCTCTGCCAGGCTGCTGTACGACTTCCTGACAGAAAGACGCCTCACCGTCAGCGACTGTCTGGAAAGGAGCCTTAAGAAAG GCAGCGGGGAGGAgcagtcagcagcagccacagtctTTGCCCTGCTCTGTATCCAGCTGGGGGGTGGagatgaggcagaggagggcTTCAAGATGCTTCGTCCTATCCTCACCTCCATCCTGATTGACAGCAGTGCCAGCATAGCAGCCCGCCAGAGT tgTGCCAGAGCTTTGGGGATGTGCTGTTacgtctctgctgctgaagacGGGGAG GACTTGATCAAGTCGTTGACCCTTCTGGAGAGTGTGTTCATGTCTTCCTACCCCAACAGAGAGGGAACACTGCCCACACCCAAACCCGGCAGTCCAGGCCTCCACTGCGCGGCCCTGCAGGCCTGGTCACTACTAGTCACCCTCTGTCCTGCGTCAAGACTGACTGTGCTGCTTAACCA TCACCTCCCCAAACTGCAGGCGTGTCTGCAGAGCAGTGACGTCAACTACAGGATAGCAGTGGGAGAGACCATCGCTCTGCTGGTGGAGCTGGGACGAGATATAGAAGAG GAGTTCGAGGTGGAGGACAGTGAAAGTCTGTGTCACTCTCTGAAGAGTTTAGCCACTGACGGCAACAAGCACCGAGCCAAGAACGACAGGCGGAAACAGCGCTCCATCTTCAGAGAGGTGCTACATTACATCgag aacGAGGACTTCACAGAGGAGAAGATCAGGTTTGGCGTGGAGAGTGTTTACATCGACAGCTGGATGAGAAGAAGAATCTATGATGCCTTCAAAGAGATCATGGAATCCGGAGTCAGACACCACCTACAG TTCAACCCACTACTGAGAGACATCTTTGGCCTTGGCCCGCCCCTCATCCTGGACGCTACTGTCAAAGGCAACAAGATCTCTCGATTTGAGAAG CATCTTTTCAACTCAGCTGCTTTCAAGGCGAGGACAAAACAGAGGAGCAAAGTCAGGGACAAACGGGCCGACGTCATGTGA
- the ifrd2 gene encoding interferon-related developmental regulator 2 isoform X2 gives MPRSKKGKRGSSKPGIKNGVKGESGASDDELTSDVLSHYSSASESTSVLEEGTGGEQVDEQTAQEETEDKLKQCIDNLMDKSTKTRLAGLESLRQAFSARLLYDFLTERRLTVSDCLERSLKKGSGEEQSAAATVFALLCIQLGGGDEAEEGFKMLRPILTSILIDSSASIAARQSCARALGMCCYVSAAEDGEDLIKSLTLLESVFMSSYPNREGTLPTPKPGSPGLHCAALQAWSLLVTLCPASRLTVLLNHHLPKLQACLQSSDVNYRIAVGETIALLVELGRDIEEEFEVEDSESLCHSLKSLATDGNKHRAKNDRRKQRSIFREVLHYIENEDFTEEKIRFGVESVYIDSWMRRRIYDAFKEIMESGVRHHLQFNPLLRDIFGLGPPLILDATVKGNKISRFEKHLFNSAAFKARTKQRSKVRDKRADVM, from the exons ATGCCACGGAGTAAGAAGGGGAAACGTGGCTCCAGCAAGCCGG GTATTAAAAATGGGGTGAAGGGAGAGTCGGGTGCCAGTGATGATGAGCTGACGTCTGATGTCCTCAGCCACTACAGCAGTGCCAGCGAAAGCACCTCAGTGCTGGAAGAGGGCACAG GAGGGGAGCAGGTGGATGAGCAGACTGCccaggaggaaacagaagacaAACTCAAGCAGTGTATAGACAACCTGATGGATAAGAG CACAAAGACGCGTCTAGCAGGTCTCGAGTCATTGCGACAGGCCTTCTCTGCCAGGCTGCTGTACGACTTCCTGACAGAAAGACGCCTCACCGTCAGCGACTGTCTGGAAAGGAGCCTTAAGAAAG GCAGCGGGGAGGAgcagtcagcagcagccacagtctTTGCCCTGCTCTGTATCCAGCTGGGGGGTGGagatgaggcagaggagggcTTCAAGATGCTTCGTCCTATCCTCACCTCCATCCTGATTGACAGCAGTGCCAGCATAGCAGCCCGCCAGAGT tgTGCCAGAGCTTTGGGGATGTGCTGTTacgtctctgctgctgaagacGGGGAG GACTTGATCAAGTCGTTGACCCTTCTGGAGAGTGTGTTCATGTCTTCCTACCCCAACAGAGAGGGAACACTGCCCACACCCAAACCCGGCAGTCCAGGCCTCCACTGCGCGGCCCTGCAGGCCTGGTCACTACTAGTCACCCTCTGTCCTGCGTCAAGACTGACTGTGCTGCTTAACCA TCACCTCCCCAAACTGCAGGCGTGTCTGCAGAGCAGTGACGTCAACTACAGGATAGCAGTGGGAGAGACCATCGCTCTGCTGGTGGAGCTGGGACGAGATATAGAAGAG GAGTTCGAGGTGGAGGACAGTGAAAGTCTGTGTCACTCTCTGAAGAGTTTAGCCACTGACGGCAACAAGCACCGAGCCAAGAACGACAGGCGGAAACAGCGCTCCATCTTCAGAGAGGTGCTACATTACATCgag aacGAGGACTTCACAGAGGAGAAGATCAGGTTTGGCGTGGAGAGTGTTTACATCGACAGCTGGATGAGAAGAAGAATCTATGATGCCTTCAAAGAGATCATGGAATCCGGAGTCAGACACCACCTACAG TTCAACCCACTACTGAGAGACATCTTTGGCCTTGGCCCGCCCCTCATCCTGGACGCTACTGTCAAAGGCAACAAGATCTCTCGATTTGAGAAG CATCTTTTCAACTCAGCTGCTTTCAAGGCGAGGACAAAACAGAGGAGCAAAGTCAGGGACAAACGGGCCGACGTCATGTGA